One window of Papaver somniferum cultivar HN1 chromosome 9, ASM357369v1, whole genome shotgun sequence genomic DNA carries:
- the LOC113311055 gene encoding glutamyl-tRNA(Gln) amidotransferase subunit B, chloroplastic/mitochondrial-like, with amino-acid sequence MASLCFRGLRTHSSLLCPSSLFSTSNGVFFCTVQTTKTEKTNTRTDNAKRTQIKASTSTSSKLVKENEQRLNDYEAVIGIETHVQLSTLTKAFCSCPYNYGSQPNTTVCPICMGLPGALPIFNSKVIECAVKLGLALNCKLAMTSKFDRKQYFYPDLPKGYQISQFDVPIASGGYVDLDLPLEFGGGHRKFGITRVHMEEDAGKLMHSETGMYSQVDLNRAGVPLLEIVSEPDMRTGIEAAEYAAEIQRLVRYLGVGNGNMQEGSLRCDVNVSVRPIGQAEFGTKVEIKNMNSFSAMHRAIDFEISRQVLLHNQGLADQIVQETRLWEEGAQKTATMRKKEGLADYRYFPEPDLPEVVLTEDYVESIRASLPELPEMKRRRFENMGLSMQDVLFLANDTNVCKFFESAVDKGADVKMAANWIMGDIAAYLKNEKLSITEIKLTPQELAELISFIKGGIISGKIGKDILFEIIAKGGTVKAVIEEKDLVQITDPSEIEKMIVKVTEENPQQVEKYRSGKTKLQGFFAGQVMKASKGKANPVLLNKILLEKLHAKS; translated from the exons ATGGCTTCTCTATGTTTCAGAGGACTTCGTACTCATTCATCTCTCCTTTGTCCATCTTCTCTCTTCTCCACAAGCAATGGTGTATTCTTTTGCACAGTGCAAACCACAAAAACTGAAAAAACCAACACAAGAACTGATAACGCTAAAAGAACACAGATTAAAGCATCTACGAGTACTAGTAGTAAGCTGGTCAAAGAAAACGAGCAAAGGTTAAATGATTATGAAGCCGTTATAGGTATAGAGACACATGTCCAACTTTCAACTCTAACTAAAGCCTTTTGTAGCTGCCCTTACAACTACGGGTCTCAGCCAAACACTACTGTTTGTCCAATTTGTATGGGTCTACCTGGTGCATTGCCGATATTCAATTCGAAGGTTATTGAGTGTGCAGTAAAACTAGGACTTGCGCTTAACTGCAAACTGGCAATGACTTCAAAGTTcgataggaaacaatatttttatCCTGATCTTCCTAAAGGTTATCAGATTTCACAATTTGATGTTCCGATTGCAAGTGGTGGTTACGTCGATTTGGATCTTCCTCTTGAGTTTGGTGGTGGGCATAGAAAGTTTGGAATAACCAGGGTTCACATGGAAGAAGATGCTGGGAAGTTGATGCACTCTGAAACTGGGATGTACTCGCAG GTGGACTTGAATAGAGCAGGGGTACCGTTGCTTGAGATTGTTTCAGAGCCTGATATGAGAACTGGGATCGAGGCTGCTGAGTATGCGGCTGAGATACAAAGGTTGGTTCGCTATTTGGGAGTGGGTAATGGCAATATGCAGGAAGGTTCGCTGCGGTGTGATGTGAATGTATCGGTCCGGCCTATAGGGCAGGCAGAGTTTGGAACAAAG GTCGAAATAAAGAACATGAACTCATTTTCAGCCATGCACAGGGCAATCGATTTCGAGATTTCCAGGCAGGTTCTTCTCCACAATCAAGGCCTGGCTGATCAAATTGTGCAGGAAACTCGACTTTGGGAAGAGGGTGCTCAG AAAACGGCAACAATGAGGAAAAAAGAGGGACTTGCAGACTATCGATATTTCCCTGAACCAGACCTTCCAGAAGTGGTTCTCACGGAGGACTATGTCGAAAGTATTCGTGCATCTTTGCCTGAACTTCCAGAAATGAAGCGCCGGAGATTTGAGAATATGGGCCTCAGCATGCAGGATGTTTTGTTCCTTGCTAACGACACGAAT GTCTGCAAGTTTTTCGAGTCTGCTGTTGACAAAGGTGCTGATGTGAAAATGGCGGCCAATTGGATTATGGGTGATATTGCTGCTTATTTGAAGAATGAAAAACTCTCTATAACAGAGATTAAACTTACACCACAGGAGCTGGCTGAACTAATATCCTTCATCAAAGGTGGAATTATCAGCGGAAAAATTGGGAAAGAT ATATTATTTGAGATTATAGCAAAAGGTGGAACTGTCAAAGCTGTCATTGAAGAAAAGGATTTGGTTCAG ATAACAGATCCTAGTGAGATTGAAAAAATGATTGTGAAGGTGACTGAAGAAAACCCACAGCAGGTGGAGAAATATCGTAGTGGCAAAACCAAGTTGCAAGGCTTTTTTGCTGGGCAG GTAATGAAGGCATCAAAAGGTAAGGCCAATCCAGTGCTGTTGAACAAAATCCTATTAGAGAAATTACACGCAAAAAGCTGA
- the LOC113312252 gene encoding uncharacterized protein LOC113312252, which translates to MVGRKRILCDLDKAFYNVKWLEKYDGWSYKVGVRGTSDYGALMGGVTTFTRPSNIPFRYQAVWTTHPTFIKVIQDSWNEEIFGNPAFCFTSKLKRLKNWLMIWNWEVFGDIKAKVKTTEDNVIAASLESDADPENIVLLNNLIIARGKHDLASQQYNELMRGKARVKCVKEGGANTAFFHTTMKIRKSYNNIFEIEDEAGNIVTSQDQISDVLVTHYKKKFERRNVVFEEDLFEAIPKILTEDDNIFLDAVPSQEEIKKVVFGMNANNTPGPDGFPGLFIDFLGM; encoded by the coding sequence ATGGTGGGAAGAAAGAGGATTCTTTGTGATTTAGATAAGGCTTTCTACAATGTTAAATGGCTGGAGAAATATGATGGATGGAGCTACAAAGTAGGTGTAAGGGGGACTTCAGATTATGGAGCATTAATGGGAGGTGTAACTACTTTTACAAGACCTTCAAATATACCTTTTAGGTATCAAGCTGTGTGGACAACTCATCCAACTTTTATCAAAGTAATACAAGATTCATGGAATGAAGAGATTTTTGGGAATCCTGCTTTCTGTTTTACTAGTAAATTGAAAAGACTCAAAAATTGGCTTATGATCTGGAATTGGGAGGTGTTTGGGGATATAAAAGCAAAAGTTAAAACTACTGAAGATAATGTAATTGCTGCTTCTTTAGAATCAGATGCAGATCCTGAAAATATAGTGTTGTTAAATAACTTGATCATTGCAAGGGGGAAACATGATTTAGCATCCCAGCAGTACAATGAGTTAATGAGAGGAAAAGCCAGGGTCAAATGTGTTAAAGAAGGTGGTGCTAATACAGCTTTCTTCCACACAACTATGAAAATTAGAAAATCTTATAATAACATTTTTGAAATAGAGGATGAAGCCGGAAATATAGTTACTTCTCAAGATCAAATTTCAGATGTATTAGTTACACATTACAAAAAGAAGTTTGAGAGGAGAAATGTAGTGTTTGAGGAAGATCTTTTTGAAGCAATTCCAAAGATACTTACTGAGGATGATAATATTTTTTTGGATGCAGTTCCTTCACAAGAAGAGATCAAAAAAGTTGTCTTTGGGATGAATGCAAACAATACACCTGGTCCAGATGGGTTTCCAGGACTTTTTATAGATTTTCTTGGAATGTGA